A window from Canis lupus familiaris isolate Mischka breed German Shepherd chromosome 18, alternate assembly UU_Cfam_GSD_1.0, whole genome shotgun sequence encodes these proteins:
- the PLAAT4 gene encoding phospholipase A and acyltransferase 4 has protein sequence MTEFHQEPRPGDLIEIFRIGYEHWAIYVGGGYVIHLTPPSEYPGAGSSSVFSVLSNRAVVRRDRLQDVVGNCRYRVNNHLDHKYTPRPVNEIIYSAKQKIGQEMPYSLLSRNCEHFVTNLRYGEPHSRQVTNVLIGGGATLGIGFIAVLGYSLLKRRSQNQ, from the exons ATGACTGAG TTTCATCAAGAACCCAGGCCTGGAGACCTGATTGAGATTTTCCGCATTGGCTATGAGCACTGGGCCATCTATGTGGGAGGCGGTTATGTGATCCATCTGACTCCCCCAA GTGAGTACCCTGGGGCCGGCTCCAGCAGCGTCTTCTCTGTGCTGAGCAACAGAGCCGTGGTGAGACGGGACCGCCTGCAGGATGTGGTGGGGAACTGCCGCTATAGGGTCAACAATCACTTGGACCACAAATACACACCAAGGCCTGTGAATGAGATCATCTACTCTGCAAAGCAGAAGATTGGTCAGGAGATGCCATACAGTCTTCTGAGCAGAAACTGTGAGCATTTTGTCACCAACCTGAGATATGGTGAACCCCACAGCAGGCAG GTGACAAATGTCCTGATTGGAGGAGGGGCAACCCTGGGAATTGGCTTCATTGCTGTTCTTGGATACTCTCTTTTAAAGCGGCGATCCCAAAACCAGTGA